TACTGGTGGTGATTCTGTTCCTGCAGACCTGGCGCGCCTCGATCATTCCGTTGGTGGCGGTGCCGGTATCGTTGATCGGTACGTTTGCGGTAATGCACCTGTTCGGCTTCTCGCTTAACGCCTTGTCGCTGTTTGGCCTGGTACTGGCGATTGGTATCGTGGTGGACGACGCCATCGTGGTGGTGGAGAACGTCGAGCGGAACATTGAACTGGGGCTCAATCCCTTCGATGCGACCAAAAAGGCCATGGGTGAAGTGACCGGCCCGATCGTTGCCACGGCCCTCGTGCTGTGTGCGGTGTTCATTCCGGCAGCGTTCATCTCCGGCCTCACCGGTCAGTTCTACAAACAGTTCGCCTTGACCATCGCGATCTCGACGGTGATCTCGGCCTTCAACTCGTTGACCCTGTCGCCAGCGCTGGCCGCTGTGTTGCTCAAAGGCCATGACGCACCGAAAGACCGCTTCTCCAAAGTGCTGGACAAGATCTTCGGTGGTTGGCTGTTCCGTCCGTTCAACCGTTTCTTCGACCGTGCCAGCCATGGCTACGTCGGTACCGTGCGCCGAGTCATCCGTGGCAGCGGCATCGCCCTCTTCCTGTACGCAGGCCTGATGGTGCTGACCTTCTTCGGTTTCTCCAGCACCCCGACCGGTTTCGTACCCGGCCAGGACAAGCAATACCTGGTGGCCTTCGCGCAACTGCCGGACGCCGCGAGCCTGGACCGCACCGAGGACGTGATCAAGCGCATGTCTGACCTGGCGCTGAAACAGCCAGGCGTGGAAAGCGCCGTGGCGTTCCCGGGCCTGTCGATCAACGGCTTCACCAACAGCCCGAACGCCGGCATTGTGTTCGTGACCCTGAAACCGTTCGACGAGCGTAAAGACCCGAGCATGTCCGCCGGTGCGATTGCCGGTGCCTTGAACGGCAAGTACGCCGGTATCCAGGAAGCCTACATGGCGATCTTCCCGCCGCCGCCGGTACAAGGTCTGGGCACCATTGGTGGTTTCCGCCTGCAAATCGAGGACCGGGGCAACCTGGGCTACGAAGAGCTGTACAAGGAAACCATGAATATCATTGCCAAGAGCCATAACGTTCCGGAACTGGCCAACTTGTTCACCAGCTACACCGTAAACGTGCCGCAGGTCGATGCTGCCATCGACCGCGAAAAAGCCAAGACCCACGGTGTGGCCGTCAGCGACATCTTCGACACCCTGCAGATCTACCTGGGTTCGCTGTATGCCAACGACTTCAACCGCTTCGGGCGCACCTATCAGGTCAACGTTCAGGCCGAGCAACAGTTCCGCCTCGAATCCGACCAGATCGGCCAGCTGAAAGTACGCAACAACAAGGGCGAAATGATCCCGCTGGCGACCTTCATCAAGGTCAGCGACACCTCGGGGCCGGATCGCGTGATGCACTACAACGGCTTCATCACCGCTGAAATCAACGGTGCCGCAGCCCCGGGCTACAGCTCTGGCCAGGCCGAAAAAGCCATCGAGAAACTGCTCAAGGATGAACTTCCGAACGGCATGACCTACGAGTGGACCGACCTGACCTATCAGCAGATTCTGTCCGGCAACACCGCGCTGTTCGTGTTCCCGCTCTGCGTATTGCTGGCGTTCCTGGTGCTCGCCGCTCAATACGAAAGCTGGAGCCTGCCACTGGCGGTGATCCTGATCGTACCGATGACCCTGCTGTCGGCCATTACCGGTGTGATCATCTCCGGCGGCGACAACAACATCTTCACCCAGATCGGCTTGATAGTACTGGTAGGCCTGGCGTGTAAGAACGCGATTCTGATCGTCGAGTTCGCCAAGGACAAACAGCAAGAAGGTCTCGACCCGCTGGCCGCTGTACTGGAAGCCTGCCGTCTGCGTCTGCGGCCGATCCTGATGACCTCGTTCGCGTTCATCATGGGTGTGGTGCCACTGGTGTTCTCCAGCGGTGCCGGTGCCGAGATGCGTCATGCCATGGGTGTGGCGGTGTTCTCCGGGATGCTTGGTGTGACCTTCTTCGGTCTGCTGCTGACGCCGGTGTTCTATGTACTGATCCGCAACTTCGTGGAACGCGGTGAGGCTCGCAAAGCGGCCAAAGCGCACAATCTTCCAAAGCCACTGGAGGCGCACCAATGAGTCTGAAAGTCTTCCTGCCGAGCCTGCTGGTACTGGCCCTGAGCGCCTGTGCAGTCGGCCCCGACTACAAGACCCCAGCCACGGAGGCGGCCAACATCACGGCCGCCACCGACGGCGCCGCCGGCCAGAAGAATTTTGACCGTTCGAAGTTCGAAGGCATCTGGTGGCAACAATTCGACGATCCGACCCTCAACCAGTTGGTGACTCAATCGCTGCAAGGTAACCGCCAACTACGCGTGGCGTTCGCTCGCTGGAAAGCCGCACGGGCGATCCGCGACGACGTCAGCAATGACGCCATGCCAACCATCACCAGCCGCGCCAGCAGCGATCTGGCCAAGGGACAAATCCCCGGCCAGACCACCAAACGGGTCAACAGCGAACGCTATGACCTGGGTCTGGACATGGCCTGGGAAATCGATCTGTTTGGCCGCATCCAGCGCAATCTGGAAGCCAGCGACGCTGACCAGCAGGCTGCCGAAGCGGATCTGTACCAGCTGCAAGTCACCATGATTGCCGAATTGGTGGACGCTTACGGTCAACTGCGCGGTGCGCAACTGCGGGAAAAGATCGCTGTGGCCAACCTGGAGAACCAGCAGGAGTCGCGCAAGATCACCATCAGCCTGCGTGACGCCGGCGTTGGCGATCAGCTCGATGTCGAGCGTGCCGATGCACGTCTGGCAGCGGTCGAGGCCAGCGTGCCGCAATTGCAGGCCGAGCAGGTTCGGCAGAAAAACCGCATTGCGACCTTGTTGGGCGAGCGTCCGGACAAACTGACCGTCGACCTGAGCCCGAAAGACTTGCCAGCCATCGCCAAGGCATTGCCGATCGGCAATCCGGGCGAACTGCTGCAACGTCGCCCGGACATCCTCAGCGCCGAACGCAAGCTGGCTTCCGCTACCGCACGTATCGGTGTGGCCAAGGCCGATCTGTTCCCTCGCGTCAGCCTCAGCGGCTTCCTCGGCTGGACGGCTGGGCGAGGTTCGCAGATCGGTTCCTCGGCGGCCAACGCCTGGGCACTGGGCCCGAGCATCACCTGGGCAGCGTTCGACCTTGGCAGCGTGCGGGCCCGTTTGCGCGGTGCCGATGCCGATGCCGAAGGCGCACTGGCAACTTACGAGCAACAGGTGCTACTGGCCCTGGAAGAATCGGAAAACGCTTTCAGCGACTACGGCAAACGCCAGCAACGCTTGATCTCGCTGATCCGCCAGAGCGAATCAAGCCGCAAGGCTGCCGATTTGGCTGAAATTCGCTATCGCGAAGGCACCACCGACTTCCTCGTGCTGCTCGACGCCCAGCGTGAACGCTTGAACGCTGAAGACAGTCAGGCCCAGGCCGAAGTGGATCTGTATCGCGGCATCGTCTCGATCTACAAGGCCCTGGGTGGCGGTTGGCAGCCAGAAACGGTCGCCAGCAAGTAACAGTTTTTTAAAGAGCTCCTTTGGTTGGCCGCAACCAACCAAATTCTTTGCCCCGCGTATCATTCGGTCGCGGGGCTTTTTTGTGCCTGTCTTTCAGGGTTTTCCAGCACCGTTACGGTCGCCGTGGTGCCTGCCCTCAAACGCCCCTTGCCGGCGTAGTCCGGGTCGATCCCGATTCGTACGGGCACTCGCTGCGCAAGCTTCACCCAGGTGTAGCTGGGGTTGATGTTGGCCAGCAATCGACTTCCCGGTGCGTTTTCCCGGTCGGCAATGGCGAAGGCGATGCTTTGCACGGTGCCGCCAAATTTTTCGCCACTCATCAATTCAATTCGCACCCGGTCGCCCTCTTCGATCCTTGGCAGTTTGGTTTCCTCGAAATAGCCACTGACGTAGAACGAGTCGCTGTCCACCAGTGCCAGAAGCGCGCCGCCAGCCACCGCGTAGTCGCCCTGACGGGTCAACAGGTTGGTGACATAGCCGCTGACCGGCGACTCGACACGGGTGCGCTGCAAGTCCAGCTCGGCCTGGGTCAGTGCGGCAATCGCCAACTGCACGTTGGCTTCCGCCAGACCGAGATTGGCCTGGTTACGCAACAGGTCAGCCTGGGCCACGGCCACGTCGGTGCTGGACTTTTCCCACTCTTCCCCCGAAATCGCAAAGCCCTGTTTGAGCGTGCGTCTGCGCCGTTCTTCGCTCTCGCGTTGCTTGAGCAACGCCTCACTGGCGACGATGGCCGCACGGGACTGGCCGAGTGTGGCCCTGGCCACCTCAACCGAACGTTTTGCATGTTCGACCGCCAGGCTGTAGCGAGCCGGGTCGATCTCCAGCAACAACTGGCCTTTGTCGACATGCTGGTTGTCCTGCACCGCGAGACTGACAATACGCCCCGAGACATCCGCCGACAGGGTCACGACATCCGCCCTCACCCGCGCATCTCGCGTCCACGGCGCGCGGGTGTAATGTTCCCAGGCGAACCAGCCGAGCACGATGGCCAACAGCACCACGGCCAATGTCGTCAATCGAGTGAGCAGCGTCTTCAAGGCATCAGGCTCCCATCAACAAGATCAGTGTGGCGCACACACAGGCGTACAACGCACCTTCGAACAGAGCTTCATGCCAGACTAGTCGTAGGACGCCGAGACGACGCAATACCCAGTCCAATAATAGAAAGACTGGTATGGCGAGGATCAGCGCCTGGGCGATTGGCGGCAGATAGACACCACCGACCTCGAAATCAATGGGCAAGGACGGGTTCTCCTTCTGGTGCGTTGTCTTGCAGATACTCACCATGACGCTCAAGGAACGCGACGACGATCAACAGCGCCACGCGCATGCGAAATACTGACCACAGGTGCTCGTGCGTGGCGGCATGCAATTCATCCAGTTGGTCACCGAGTGCATGCAGCGTAGTCAGCAAGGCTGGCAGGTGCACATCCGGACGGCCAGCGACGAAGCGGCCGGTCTGGCGCAAGGCGGCCATCAGTTGTTGGCCGAAAGCGTCCGTGAGCAAGGCGTTACCCTGCACCTGTTGTCTGAGCTGATGGATGGCGACGCCGACTGCCACACAGGCAAGACTGATTTCATATCGTCGTTGCATATCCGGATCACTGGCTGCCGGCAACAGCCCCAGCATGGTTGTCAGGCGATCGACCATGCGGCTTTCGAACGCGAATTGCTCTTCGTCTGTAGGAGAGACTTTCGTCAGTTGATACACCTGCTCCCGCGCTTCGTTGTAGAACCGGCGGATTCGCAACACCGGGCGGAACGGAAAGATCCACGCATAGACGATCAGAGCCAGCATCGCCGCGCTCACATAGGCACCGGCAAACTCGAACCATTGAATGGCGGTGTTCTGCCCGGTGCCGACGTTCTGTGGGCCGAGCATCAGGAAACTCGACAAGCCCAGCCCCATGCCAATGCCCGCTGTGGCCGGGCTGGCCAGCCCCACCGCGATCACATAGAGCAAAGGCGCCAGTAAAAGCGCCAGCCATTCGAAATCGTTGACCGCCGGCACCAGCATGAACTGATACAGCGCCGAAACCACCAGTGCCAGGCCCAATCCGCGAGCGTAGCTCTGTGCGGCGATCAAGGGGCGCGGGAACGTCGCCATCAGTGAACAGAGAATTCCCACCAGAATCATCCCGCCACGCGCCCCGTCCCAGGCGGTTTCGATCCAGATCAGCCCGGCCACCAGCAACGCGCTGAAAGCCCGAATGGCGTTCATCGCTGCCAGGGTGAAATCCAGGTGCAACGGACTGGACTGGCCGCGAAACATGCAACTGGCCTCCCGCCCGTCCTGTATCGCTTCGCTCAGTTCGAGGATCTGCTCCAGTTGTTGCAGTAGCCGCGCCTGCTCCCAGCGCAGTGCCCATGCCAGCGAACGCAGGGTCGCGCTCATGTCTTCGGTCAGTTGTTCAGCCCTGTAGGCCAGCGCTTCGAATTGTTGCTGCAGGGCGATCAGTTGATGCCTCATGTCTTCCGGCAGTGAACGTCCGTACTGCGACAATTGATCAAGAAACGCCAGCTCGTCGGCACGCAAGCGCTGAACCTCCAACGGCAGATCGCCGTCCCAGCGCTCGGTCAGCAACTGACGCTGATGACGCAGTGCTGTCAGACGCGACGTCAGCAGCATCAGTTGATTGCCCAGCATCAACACCAGATTGTTGGCACTGCGCAGGCGCGGGGCATCGAAATACAGATGCCGACGCAAGCCTTCCAACGCACTGATTTCTCCGAGCAGCTGCATTTGCCGGCGCTGGAATTCGGCTTCGCTTTCTTCGGTGCGAATCACCGCGGCGGCGTGGGTGGCCACCAGTTTGATGACCTGATCGACTTTCGCGAAGTAGTTGCGCGAAACCGCCTCGGGACGCGCAGTGAGCAGGCTGACGACACAGACGCAAGCCACCGCCAACAAGGTTTCAGTGACCCGGGTAACTGCCAGCAGGAAGGTCCCGTCCTGATCCGGGATCGCCAGCAGCGCCACCACCACGGCGGTGTAGCCACTGAGTACGAACGCCTGCGAACTGGTGTAGCGCAGCAAGGTGCCGCCAGCTGTACACAACGCCAGCCACAACGCCAGGGTCGTGATAAACGGTAGAGGCGCCTGAGGGAAGATCGCCATGATCAACACCGCCACGGCAGCCCCGAGCGTGGTGCCGATGACCTGACCGAAACTGCGGGCCAACGCCATCCCGGCTAATGGCTGACTGATGATGACCACTGCCATGATCGACCACTTGGGTTGATCGAGATCGAACAGAAACGCCAGGTACAACGTCAGCAGCCCGGCGGCGACGGTGCGCAGGGCAAACAGCAGCACCGCCTGGCCGGGCTGGATCACTGCCTTGAAATAATTGAGCAGGGCTTGCATGGACACACTCGTCGAGGGAACTTCACCAAGCGTAGTCACTGCATCGAAAGCTCGACGGCTTCCAGTGCCGACAGATGATGTAGGGCGATTCATCATTAGTAGTGAGTGATATCGGGCAGAGTGTTTGACTCACAGCGTCAGCTGACCGAAGCTTGCCCCCTCTGCGACAATATGAAAGCTTCGGATACCTGCATGCCTCAGTCCCGCCGCTACTTGCTCATCAGTCTTGGCCTCGTGCTTGTCCTCCTGGTTGCATGGCTGTCCCTGCGCAGCACCGTTTCCGTGGTGCCGGAAGCGATCAAGCATGGCTACAGTGAAGCGCTGGGCGCGGCCCGAGCCGGCCAACCGGGCGCGGCTCGGGTTTTGTACCAACAACTGGGGCGCCCGGACCTGTCGGTCAAGCGGCGTGTCTGGCTGCACGCCGAACTGCCGAACTACCCGAGCCCGCAAGCGTTGAAACTGGCGGATGCCGATCTGCAGAACGAATCCCCCGATGTACGAATGGCGGCGATCAGGAGCGTGACCGGCCTGGTGCCGGGCGGCCAGCGCAGTCTGTTGCTCGGCCCTTTGCTCGACGATGAAGACCAAAACGTTCGGTTTGCGGCGATCAACGCCCTGCTCGGATTGTCCCCGGATCAATTGGGCTTGTACTTCGCACCGTTGCAGCAAGGCATCGACAGTTGGGAACAGGCTCTGAAAAGCCAAGCGGAAAGTGCCGCCAATTTCGTACAGCTGGCTCGACTGCATCTGCACAACGCCGAGCTCAAACAAGCACAGGAAGCGCTTGAACAAACCTTGAAGCTGGATCCCGGCAACCTGCCGGCGCTGGTGATGCAGATCGAAGTGCTCGACCGCCAGGGCCAAAGCGATGAAGCCCGACAGCTACTGGCCAGACAATTGAAAGCGCAACCGGACTCGGCCTATCTGCAACATGCGTTGGGCCTATGGCTGCTGCATCACGATCAACGCGAATTCGCCCTGCTCGGTCTGTCCAAAGCCGTGGAACTGGAGCCTGACAACAAGGACTATCGTTACGACCTCGCCACCACACTGCACAGCGCCGAGGAACTTGAAGCAGCGCAGAAACAGTTGCAGGAAATCGTCCAGCGTCACCCTGCCGACCGCAAGGCGCGGGTACTGCTGATCAACTACTGGAAG
The sequence above is a segment of the Pseudomonas sp. HS6 genome. Coding sequences within it:
- a CDS encoding efflux RND transporter permease subunit, with the translated sequence MNFSQFFISRPIFAAVLSLLILIAGAISLFQLPISEYPEVVPPTVVVRANFPGANPKVIGETVAAPLEQAITGVENMLYMSSQSTADGKITLTITFALGTDLDNAQVQVQNRVTRTEPKLPEEVTRIGITVDKASPDLTMVVHLTSPDKRYDMLYLSNYAILNIKDELARLGGVGDVQLFGMGDYSLRVWLDPNKTASRNLTATDVVTAIREQNRQVAAGQLGAPPAPNAQSFQLSVNTQGRLVSEEEFENIIIRAGDNGEITRLKDIARVELGSSQYALRSLLNNQPAVAIPIFQRPGSNAIEISNEVRGKMEELKKGFPQGMDYSIVYDPTIFVRGSIEAVVHTLFEALILVVLVVILFLQTWRASIIPLVAVPVSLIGTFAVMHLFGFSLNALSLFGLVLAIGIVVDDAIVVVENVERNIELGLNPFDATKKAMGEVTGPIVATALVLCAVFIPAAFISGLTGQFYKQFALTIAISTVISAFNSLTLSPALAAVLLKGHDAPKDRFSKVLDKIFGGWLFRPFNRFFDRASHGYVGTVRRVIRGSGIALFLYAGLMVLTFFGFSSTPTGFVPGQDKQYLVAFAQLPDAASLDRTEDVIKRMSDLALKQPGVESAVAFPGLSINGFTNSPNAGIVFVTLKPFDERKDPSMSAGAIAGALNGKYAGIQEAYMAIFPPPPVQGLGTIGGFRLQIEDRGNLGYEELYKETMNIIAKSHNVPELANLFTSYTVNVPQVDAAIDREKAKTHGVAVSDIFDTLQIYLGSLYANDFNRFGRTYQVNVQAEQQFRLESDQIGQLKVRNNKGEMIPLATFIKVSDTSGPDRVMHYNGFITAEINGAAAPGYSSGQAEKAIEKLLKDELPNGMTYEWTDLTYQQILSGNTALFVFPLCVLLAFLVLAAQYESWSLPLAVILIVPMTLLSAITGVIISGGDNNIFTQIGLIVLVGLACKNAILIVEFAKDKQQEGLDPLAAVLEACRLRLRPILMTSFAFIMGVVPLVFSSGAGAEMRHAMGVAVFSGMLGVTFFGLLLTPVFYVLIRNFVERGEARKAAKAHNLPKPLEAHQ
- a CDS encoding efflux transporter outer membrane subunit, with translation MSLKVFLPSLLVLALSACAVGPDYKTPATEAANITAATDGAAGQKNFDRSKFEGIWWQQFDDPTLNQLVTQSLQGNRQLRVAFARWKAARAIRDDVSNDAMPTITSRASSDLAKGQIPGQTTKRVNSERYDLGLDMAWEIDLFGRIQRNLEASDADQQAAEADLYQLQVTMIAELVDAYGQLRGAQLREKIAVANLENQQESRKITISLRDAGVGDQLDVERADARLAAVEASVPQLQAEQVRQKNRIATLLGERPDKLTVDLSPKDLPAIAKALPIGNPGELLQRRPDILSAERKLASATARIGVAKADLFPRVSLSGFLGWTAGRGSQIGSSAANAWALGPSITWAAFDLGSVRARLRGADADAEGALATYEQQVLLALEESENAFSDYGKRQQRLISLIRQSESSRKAADLAEIRYREGTTDFLVLLDAQRERLNAEDSQAQAEVDLYRGIVSIYKALGGGWQPETVASK
- a CDS encoding HlyD family secretion protein — its product is MKTLLTRLTTLAVVLLAIVLGWFAWEHYTRAPWTRDARVRADVVTLSADVSGRIVSLAVQDNQHVDKGQLLLEIDPARYSLAVEHAKRSVEVARATLGQSRAAIVASEALLKQRESEERRRRTLKQGFAISGEEWEKSSTDVAVAQADLLRNQANLGLAEANVQLAIAALTQAELDLQRTRVESPVSGYVTNLLTRQGDYAVAGGALLALVDSDSFYVSGYFEETKLPRIEEGDRVRIELMSGEKFGGTVQSIAFAIADRENAPGSRLLANINPSYTWVKLAQRVPVRIGIDPDYAGKGRLRAGTTATVTVLENPERQAQKSPATE
- a CDS encoding DUF1656 domain-containing protein; translation: MPIDFEVGGVYLPPIAQALILAIPVFLLLDWVLRRLGVLRLVWHEALFEGALYACVCATLILLMGA
- a CDS encoding FUSC family protein: MQALLNYFKAVIQPGQAVLLFALRTVAAGLLTLYLAFLFDLDQPKWSIMAVVIISQPLAGMALARSFGQVIGTTLGAAVAVLIMAIFPQAPLPFITTLALWLALCTAGGTLLRYTSSQAFVLSGYTAVVVALLAIPDQDGTFLLAVTRVTETLLAVACVCVVSLLTARPEAVSRNYFAKVDQVIKLVATHAAAVIRTEESEAEFQRRQMQLLGEISALEGLRRHLYFDAPRLRSANNLVLMLGNQLMLLTSRLTALRHQRQLLTERWDGDLPLEVQRLRADELAFLDQLSQYGRSLPEDMRHQLIALQQQFEALAYRAEQLTEDMSATLRSLAWALRWEQARLLQQLEQILELSEAIQDGREASCMFRGQSSPLHLDFTLAAMNAIRAFSALLVAGLIWIETAWDGARGGMILVGILCSLMATFPRPLIAAQSYARGLGLALVVSALYQFMLVPAVNDFEWLALLLAPLLYVIAVGLASPATAGIGMGLGLSSFLMLGPQNVGTGQNTAIQWFEFAGAYVSAAMLALIVYAWIFPFRPVLRIRRFYNEAREQVYQLTKVSPTDEEQFAFESRMVDRLTTMLGLLPAASDPDMQRRYEISLACVAVGVAIHQLRQQVQGNALLTDAFGQQLMAALRQTGRFVAGRPDVHLPALLTTLHALGDQLDELHAATHEHLWSVFRMRVALLIVVAFLERHGEYLQDNAPEGEPVLAH
- a CDS encoding tetratricopeptide repeat protein, with amino-acid sequence MPQSRRYLLISLGLVLVLLVAWLSLRSTVSVVPEAIKHGYSEALGAARAGQPGAARVLYQQLGRPDLSVKRRVWLHAELPNYPSPQALKLADADLQNESPDVRMAAIRSVTGLVPGGQRSLLLGPLLDDEDQNVRFAAINALLGLSPDQLGLYFAPLQQGIDSWEQALKSQAESAANFVQLARLHLHNAELKQAQEALEQTLKLDPGNLPALVMQIEVLDRQGQSDEARQLLARQLKAQPDSAYLQHALGLWLLHHDQREFALLGLSKAVELEPDNKDYRYDLATTLHSAEELEAAQKQLQEIVQRHPADRKARVLLINYWKESGQLQNVQVLLAQLEQMNPDDPSLQQGL